The segment CAGAATAGACTtaaatttacctttaaaaatagctataattttttttcccctgtggaaTAAATATCCTACAATTTAACATTCCaaagtacttttaaattttcccacgacaaaaaaaaaacccccctgcTTTAAATTTCCCTTTGAATTTTTTccctatggaaaaaaaatcacctttaaaTCCCTGCAATTTCAACATTAATCCCTGTGCCGATATCAATCTCCCCATCCTCATCTAAAATTGCATCATTTCACCCCAATAAAAGCTATTTCCCGGCTCTGGCACCCCAAAAAAGCAAACTCAAAGTCTGAACCCCCCAAAaagcaaactccccctccagccccctccccaaatctcTAAACCATTAACTGTATGGGGAATTAAATCCCGGAGGCGGTTGGGGTTTGATGACCCCAGTTGATAGGATTAAGGCGCTGGAGTCATGTGAAACCCAGACCCAAATTAAATCCCAAAAGACCAAGCTTGGGATTTAAAATACCCAGCGGGAATCTGGCCGGAAAAGGGACCCTTGAAAAAGCTTGGAAAAAGGTCAAGGAGCATCTCGACGCTGCAACGCAGCCAGTcgccttccctttttttttttaaagattatttttgggggatttttttcttttcttcccttaacTTCGACTATTTATAAACGGGCAGATAGGAGATGCCGGGCTGTGGAGCAGTGTCCGTTGGGAAAATCCACAGCGGCATTTCTCACGAccccgggggcgggggggggggggggggggcagaaAGTGCCGTATCCTCCAGAGAGAccaaatttggggaaaaaaaattaaataatgcaATAATCATATGTGACTTTGCTATAGATGGAAACGTGCTTCACCCCTGGTGTGGGACACAGAGGCggagatgggatggggatgggatgggatgggctggagATGAGATTGGAATGGGATTGAGGAAGGGattggggttgggattggggATTGGTTGGGATGGGATagggactgggaagggaacAGGGATGGCAAACATCCCTCATTTTGCTTTTCCCCATCATGATCCCATGAGGATCCCACGGGATGAGGAAGGATTGcttgaaagcaaaattaaaggaaaaacacacaTTTGGGGTTCATAAGGGtctttttgctgcatttttgagCTGTCAGTGCCCATGATGTCACATCCCAGGGCTGAAGTGTGACTTTTTTTGTGGGAATCCATCGTGATTCGGTGCAAAAAACGCCATCGGGATGTGGCGAAGGAGCACTCTGGTGGGATTTAAGGACTGAGTGAGCCCCGTGCCTCATACCAACATCCTTTAACTAACTTTTATCAAGGAAGAAAACCTTCAAGGAGGGACAAGTGGCGGCTCCAGGACCCCCACCCAGTGTTCTGCTGGAAGGAAACGCCGCTGCCATTGTTTCTGGGGCCGTTTCCTTTCGCCAAAGGCCTCTCCTTTGCTGGGAACGCCAAAGGATGTTTCCTTTGGGAACCGTGGCAGTTCCAAAAAAACTCAAATAGGGTGGGAAATCAGGGGCGAAAGAAGGCACAAACCCACAGACAGAGAAGGGTTGAGACCCCTCACCTCAAAACCAGCTGGGATGGCAGTGGAGCACCAGTaaacaagggaaaacaaatggaTTTTTCCCTGCCCAATGCCACGCAGGCAGGTGAACTATGGGCTCTCACATCGGAGTCCCTGGCGTGTCCCCATATGGGGGTgctttgggtttgggggtgctggAAGCGGCTGTTTGGCACCTCCAAGGTACAAAAGGCTTTTCCCGGGAAGACTCAGATTTTCTCCACTCCGGGCACTCCTAAAAGGGGAGGGGATGGattccccccaccccaaccaACCTGCCTGCTGGGGATCGGGACTGGGGGCACAGAGGCAGGTGGGTGCTGTGACCCTGGCCCCCAGTACCCCTAGGTCCTTCCCGGTGCCACCCTAAAACTCCCCAGGATCCTGCCTGGTGGTGCCGGGCTCCCGGGTGTCTTGCTGGATGCCTCCGGCTGCTCCTACACCCTGCCTGGTGACCCCCTCAGTACCTCCGGGTCCTGCCCGATGCCCTCCCAAAAGCTCTCCCTCGCCCTGCCCGGCGCATCCCGCTTTTCCTGAGTCCTGCCGGGTGCCCCCCCGGTACCACCGCGTCCTGCCCGATGCCCTCCCAAAAGCTCTCCCTCGCCCTGCCCGGCGCATCCCGCTTTTCCTGAGTCCTGCCGGGTGCCCCCCCGGTACCACCGCGTCCTGCCCCGTACCCGCCGCGCTTCCTCGCGTCCCGAGCAGTTCCCCCCGATTCCCCCGCGCCTTGCCGGGCGCAGCCGCCGGTACCGCcggctcctgcctgctgcaccCCAAAAGCTCTCCCGCGTCCTGCCCGCTATCCCCCGGCTCTCCCGCATCTCGTCGGGTGCCCTCCCGCTGCCCCACCCCGCTGCCCCGCGCcgtccccccggagccccccgggTCCCCGGGGCTCACCCAGCAGCGCCGCCAGCGCCAGCGCCGCCCGTCGCAGCGCGCCCAtggccggagccgccgccgcagcAGGTGCCGGGGGGgcccgggggcagcgggggcggGGCCCCGCAGGTGGGGGCGGGACCGATCCCACCACACCCCATGTGGGTGTCCCGTCCCGGGCAGGGACCCTCCCTCCGGGGTCCAACCCAACCCTCCCCCAGGGGTCCGACCCAACCCTCGCCCCGGGGTCCAACCCCTCTCGCCTCTCCAGCCTCCCCCCTCCACAGTTTGAAATTATTAATTAGTTATATGGGTTATTATTGCTTATATTAAGGGTGGGTTCAATGCGGTACCTCAATGTCACATGTCACCCTATCCCCtcctggggggcacagggacccccaaaccctccccacTCTCATCCCTCCCACGCTGGCAGGGTGGAATATCTCATCCTGCATCCCTCACCCTCGTGCggccccctgccccccccctcccccttctcgGATAAACGCATCGATCCTGAAAAATGAGCAtaatatcaaaaaaaaaagggcaattttGACTACCTGGTTTTCGGGAGCCCCGGGTAGATCCTCCCCGGCTCAGCCAGGGTTATCCCGGTCCTCGATCAGAGCAGGGTCAGACCTCGAAGCCCCAGTGGAGATTAGacactgctggaggaggaggaggaggcggtgGAAGCAGAATTAATCCCTTCTCGCCCTCGCCACCCCCCCGTAAATCCAGCCTGGCCGCCAGGATTGCAGGATCCCGGGAGCTAGGAGGCTTTGGGGGATCGACCTGGCTTGATCCCACCAGGATCCCCCCTCTCCCTGACAGCATTCTCACCCTCTGCTACATCCACTGCTTCTGACTCCGCAGCAGCTCTTTGGGGCAACTCACCTTGTTCTCCCTCTATTTTGTagactgggagcagggagggtggGTTGGCAACCCATTGGTgacctcctccccttcctcacTCCACCGTCTCAGCGCTCAACCGCATCCAAAGGCGATGCCAACTTCCAGACTGGCAGCGATCCTCACTTCTCCAAGGATTCTGAGAACCTCTGTGGGGAAAGCAACCGCCTCTGGCGGTGCTCACCCCacgtaaaaaaaaatcagcaacttCTTCAATAACGATGCCTGATGGGAACATCCACAGGgaagagctcagcacctccccAGGTTCCCCGGGAGAAGGATGTGTGGAAGCCTGTAcgtgtttgtttgattttattaGGACCGACACATTCATCGTATGTCACAACGTCACCGATGGATGAGCTCCAGGAAATAAAAACCCACTGGCCCCGGCGGCTCCGCGCGGGGCCGGACCAGGAACACGCTGCAAAGGCATAAATGCgtcctccccccgcccccctcccgctccctccccctccccaccttccccttCTCACAGCTTTGATTGTATCCATAAGCAATGGGtcaacaagaaaacaaaaataatcgtcatttttcccagctgccaggTTATTCTCACAGAGAGTTTTGGAACTcgatttaataaaataaaataaaaaaaaaaaaaaaaaagaaaaaggaaatcgaaaggagaaaaagaaaagacgaaaaaagggtaaaaagtgaaaataaaaataataaaaaaaccaaattaaaagaagtgaaaggaaaaaaaggaaaatgataaagaaattttttaaaaatcccaaaaaagaaaagataaaaaagaaaagaaaaaagaggaatagaaaaaaagaaaaatgagagaagtaagagaaaaataatgataaaaaaggacaaaagagagaaaaatagggaaaaactaaacagaaaaaaataaagaaaaaataaaaaggccaggaattattttaatgttaaaaaaataaaataaaataaaagcagatatGGTAATGCTACTGAGGATGTGGAATACATCACGGAACCCAAAGTCTTTGCAGGCAACACTGTTTGGAGAGAGGAGAACACTCGATGGTGAAAAAAGTGAAGTTCTAAATTATATACAAGATATCTAAGGGTGGCTTTGAAAAACAGTCCCCGGGCCGGGAGTTGGGGTTTCCCTCGCCATTATCTATTGCTTATTGAGTCAGATCCATAGTAACACTTAGAGACGGATGCGTCCAAATGAGACACCGTGGAATAAAGGAAAGACCAAACCCTCAGTTTCTGTATGAAAACGCCGTGTGTACGAGCCTGTCCCATGTGGAATGTACCGACAGTCGTCTCGTGGGCCGGGTGCTCCTCCTCGCCACGCCGCTCCGGTGGGGACCCGGCCGGTGCGGCCAGAGAGCCGGGCCCGGCGTGGGGGAAGCGCCCCGCGAGCCTCTGCGCACCCCAAAACGCGCTTCCAGGCGGAAAAGTCCAGCGTGCCCGGATGTGAACGGACTGGATCCGAGTGAGATGGAAAATGGGGCGGAAAGCCCTGATCCTTATGAAGGACGAGGCTCAGTTGTTAAATTTTAAGGGGTACCCGATGGCTTTTTCCAGGCACTCTACCAAAGAGCCGGCAGACAGAAAATCCCTCTCCACTTCCACAAATTTGATGTAGATGGATTTGGGCGAGACACCGGGCTCTACGACGCAGTTCTGAGATAAAAAGGCGTTGATCCCGACCCAATCTTTGCTGAAGGTTTTAGTGTTTGCCTGGAAGTGTAAAAACAGGCACTGCTGGAGAGTCCGAACCTCGGCGATGCCGAGGTAACAGTAGATAATCCGGGCAGATTCCATGTCCACCCGAAGGGAGGCCTGTGGCGAGGGCACCTCGAGTTCCCCTGGAGTCTCATTGCTCGGGTCGGGTGCCTGGTGCTCGGCCAGCGGCGAGGGGAGTTTCTCGTGGCACTCCTCGTATCCAATGGCGTACAGGCCAGGGCTTTTTGGGATCCCTCCTGGTAATAAATACTGCACCACGTTCCCTCCGGTGGGTTTGGAGTGAGCGATAGGAATCCAGTCGATCTCCATGTGCAGCTCCAAGCATCTGGCTTCGCTGATGGTGATCTCCAGGAATTTGTAATAAACGTTCTTCCAGTTCATTTTCTGTACTCGGGTCATGATCACCCGACCCTCCGGTTTTTCCGAGTTGAAATATTCCCGGAGCCGCTTGCCCAGCGGCACCTGGGAGCTGATCTCTGCGTAGTGGTAACGGATATCCTCCTTCCAGCGGGTGTTGTACCCGATGCCAAAAATGGCCAGTTTGTTAGAAAGGTGGAGCCTGGAGAAGTCCGTCCAGCTCTGAAACAGCTCCCACTTCAACTGGACCGACTCCAAGATTTGCATAATGTTCTGCATGACGTCGCGCTTCCTGGAAATTAAGAaacagagggagagaaggatAAGGGCATCAGAGCTGAAAAAACTTTCCCAGCGAATGCATCAACCTTCAGAAAACATTAATCCCAGTCAGCTTTCTTGCCTGATTTTTCTTACTGCTATATACATAGCTGGGGCAGTTTATGGGTTAGAACAACCCCCCTGATggggaaattttaaattaatcttggcaaaaccaaaacaaacccaaccccAACTCCTCCTGATATCAAAGCAACTGCAAGGAAGCATGTATCTGGTCCTGCTGAATAAATACACACTCAACTACTGGGTCATTCTTTACAACCCTGGGCTTCCATGTGCTGCATCCCAAACTCACAACTGCCACTCAAAACACTTCTGCCTCATTGTTATCCCCAAATTAATGCCAGCAAACAGGACTGTAATTGTAAAAACCCCAATGGGAGCCTGAAGCCATTCCCAAGGGCTCTGTCCCAGCGCTGGGGTGGAAACAGAGCTCAAGTGACCAACCCCCTGGAGCAGAAGATGCTCCCAGACACATCCTGGATGCTGCTGGATGGACAATCCCTCCAGAGAGCCAATGAAGAAATCCCCACGTGCCCAAAGAACTGTTTTCACTCCCAGCAGCGAGTTTCAGAGAGGGGTTTACATCAGGAGAGAGCATCGACGTGCACCTGCAGTGAGCTGGAACGGCTTCCTCCAGGATAAATGAGACCCTTAGGGTGTAATTAGCTGGCAGGGAGAACTCCTAATTTGGGGAGTTATTGTCCTATAATCAAAGCTGTAGGAAGATATTGCAACTCGTTTGCTAACGGGGAAACCTCTCTTGGTCCAACAAACGGGATGTAGAAGATTTTTCCATGCAACTCTCCTTCCTTTATCCATTGTGCCACATCTGGAAAGCTGAACTGTGGGGGCCACTGCACTCCCAAGaggattttttctccttccacatCCCACCAGGAGGATGTGCTGTACCAGGGGACACAGGTTTTCTTCTGCAGGTTCCTCAAGATCACTTAAACTCCCTAAAACCAGCTCTTCCCAACAGCTTCCCAGTGGAGTCCAGCATCAGACTGGTGAGGGACCCGAAGGCCTCTAAGAGCAGATATGACACCCCACAACCAAGGCTGACTCTGGCAGATGCATTCCTGCCCAACAAATCCCTGTGGGGAACAGGTCTTTTTCCATCACAATGGGTACAAGAGCTCAAAGAAAAGTGaactgggagctgcagagccttCCTTCGGTGCTGGAGAGGCCCCACCTCAGAGCCTTTC is part of the Corvus hawaiiensis isolate bCorHaw1 chromosome 25, bCorHaw1.pri.cur, whole genome shotgun sequence genome and harbors:
- the MSANTD2 gene encoding myb/SANT-like DNA-binding domain-containing protein 2 isoform X2, coding for MQKYTLRRCYSRVKEHGVGKRKSSYTFEQLEQVFGQGGWDSQPCQPVLINSSGLYQELESDGSTMEEYSQEDWGNHSQDLHCYQTGEQELDEMPTTKRTLKIKQESSEDTQKRDVMQNIMQILESVQLKWELFQSWTDFSRLHLSNKLAIFGIGYNTRWKEDIRYHYAEISSQVPLGKRLREYFNSEKPEGRVIMTRVQKMNWKNVYYKFLEITISEARCLELHMEIDWIPIAHSKPTGGNVVQYLLPGGIPKSPGLYAIGYEECHEKLPSPLAEHQAPDPSNETPGELEVPSPQASLRVDMESARIIYCYLGIAEVRTLQQCLFLHFQANTKTFSKDWVGINAFLSQNCVVEPGVSPKSIYIKFVEVERDFLSAGSLVECLEKAIGYPLKFNN
- the MSANTD2 gene encoding myb/SANT-like DNA-binding domain-containing protein 2 isoform X1; translation: MAAPCGSSQLPPAEPPLRVPKMEVLSPGSPGALSDGNPSLSDPSTPSGASPLGAGPAAGGAALGARGGASPSVSFSPGGAAAAAAAAACRGMSWTPAETNALIAVWGNERLVEARYQQLEGAGTVFGSKAPGPAMYERVSRALAELGYERTPSQCRERIKTLRRCYSRVKEHGVGKRKSSYTFEQLEQVFGQGGWDSQPCQPVLINSSGLYQELESDGSTMEEYSQEDWGNHSQDLHCYQTGEQELDEMPTTKRTLKIKQESSEDTQKRDVMQNIMQILESVQLKWELFQSWTDFSRLHLSNKLAIFGIGYNTRWKEDIRYHYAEISSQVPLGKRLREYFNSEKPEGRVIMTRVQKMNWKNVYYKFLEITISEARCLELHMEIDWIPIAHSKPTGGNVVQYLLPGGIPKSPGLYAIGYEECHEKLPSPLAEHQAPDPSNETPGELEVPSPQASLRVDMESARIIYCYLGIAEVRTLQQCLFLHFQANTKTFSKDWVGINAFLSQNCVVEPGVSPKSIYIKFVEVERDFLSAGSLVECLEKAIGYPLKFNN